Proteins from one Anopheles nili chromosome 2, idAnoNiliSN_F5_01, whole genome shotgun sequence genomic window:
- the LOC128722072 gene encoding general odorant-binding protein 84a has translation MKRHHNGAFECALVLVLLAPLAISNGAVACNMLNNDATEQRAGVLADPTTAQTMPEMAPQDAVAQCNRTFIIQPEYLAELNETGSFPDETDRIPLCFIRCYLQALGILTEDDKVNKETALALNWASSGETVDECLDEMTGSSCEKAYYFTRCVMTRALVDGKSKDNK, from the exons ATGAAACGGCACCATAATGGGGCGTTCGAGTGCGCCCTAGTACTTGTACTACTGGCCCCACTGGCCATATCGAATGGGGCCGTTGCGTGCAATATGTTGAACAACGACGCCACCGAACAGCGAGCAGGTGTACTGGCGGATCCAACCACCGCCCAGACGATGCCCGAAATGGCCCCACAGGACGCCGTGGCCCAGTGCAATCGGACCTTCATCATCCAGCCGGAGTACCTGGCTGAGCTGAACGAAACCGGCAGCTTCCCGGACGAAACCGATCGGATACCGCTG TGCTTCATCCGGTGTTATCTGCAAGCGCTCGGCATTCTGACGGAGGACGACAAGGTGAATAAAGAGACGGCACTGGCCCTGAACTGGGCCTCCTCGGGTGAAACCGTCGACGAGTGTCTGGACGAGATGA cGGGTTCAAGCTGCGAGAAGGCGTACTACTTCACTCGTTGCGTCATGACCCGGGCGCTGGTGGATGGCAAGAGCAAGGATAATAAATAG
- the LOC128722071 gene encoding cytochrome P450 4C1-like yields the protein MLPGLLLLAVILCVLTISSYWAQRLRWADGIPRAVATHRWLGNVGDFLGKTPGEVFLVLDRHFRQHNRLFTMRFGPQLAIGVTHPDLIQKVLTHPDCQAKPDLYKVVRLPNGLLAAKYDVWKAHRKALNSTFNARILESFVPIFNDCTRRLVGRLDRYAQTGDRCNILEYISACTLEMISRTSLGGRVLEREGANQFIANLEVALKTIGVRIFNIFMHIDLLYQLTALYRNEMRAIGICQQFTRKIIQDKREEIGRLERADENANDPADEPYGRKPQIFIDQLMKMPLTDPGARHFSDEEISDHIYTMIVAGNETSATQLAHACLLLAMHPAVQAKAYAEVSGCVFSPDQEITIELMKDLPYVECVLKESMRLMPVAPIIGRQNRTELVLDGHRIPAGSVFLFHFYALHRRKDIWGPTADDFDPDRFLADQAGQRHPYAHLPFSGGPRGCIGYRYAMMSLKTLLAQILRSYELTTDLRFEDIRYQYQISLNLAFPHEVRLRRRS from the exons ATGCTTCCCGGGTTGCTCCTGTTAGCGGTGATCCTGTGCGTCCTGACGATCTCGTCCTATTGGGCGCAGCGATTGCGCTGGGCCGATGGAATCCCTCGGGCCGTAGCTACCCACCGGTGGCTTGGAAACGTGGGTGATTTCCTTGGGAAAACGCCCGGTGAAGTGTTCCTGGTGCTCGATCGACACTTTCGGCAGCACAATCGTCTGTTCACGATGCGCTTTGGACCACAGCTAGCCATTGGTGTCACGCATCCGGATCTCATCCAGAAAGTGCTGACCCATCCGGACTGCCAGGCCAAACCGGACTTGTACAAAGTGGTGCGATTACCGAACGGACTGTTGGCGGCAAAAT ATGACGTGTGGAAGGCACATCGGAAAGCGCTCAATTCCACGTTCAATGCGCGGATCCTCGAGAGCTTCGTGCCCATCTTCAACGATTGTACACGGCGGTTAGTAGGAAGGCTCGATCGCTACGCTCAAACCGGCGATCGGTGCAACATCCTCGAGTACATTTCGGCCTGCACGCTCGAGATGATCAGCCGTACCTCGCTTGGTGGCAGGGTGCTTGAGCGCGAAGGTGCCAACCAATTCATCGCCAACCTGGAAGT GGCACTCAAAACGATCGGTGTACGAATATTCAACATTTTCATGCACATCGACCTGCTCTATCAGCTCACCGCGTTGTACCGCAACGAGATGCGAGCGATCGGCATTTGTCAGCAGTTCACGAGGAAG ATCATCCAAGACAAACGGGAAGAAATCGGACGGCTTGAGCGTGCCGATGAAAACGCAAACGACCCGGCGGATGAGCCGTACGGCAGAAAGCCGCAAATTTTCATCGATCAGCTCATGAAGATGCCTCTGACGGATCCGGGAGCGCGTCACTTCTCGGACGAGGAAATCTCCGACCACATCTACACGATGATCGTCGCG GGTAACGAAACCTCGGCAACACAATTAGCACATGCCTGTCTGCTGCTGGCCATGCATCCCGCAGTCCAGGCCAAGGCATACGCGGAGGTTagtgggtgcgttttttcacCCGATCAAGAGATCACGATCGAGCTGATGAAAGACCTGCCCTACGTGGAGTGTGTGCTGAAGGAGTCGATGCGCTTGATGCCGGTTGCACCCATCATTGGGCGCCAGAACCGGACCGAACTCGTGCTCGATGGCCATCGAATACCGGCCGGGAGTGTGTTTCTGTTCCACTTCTACGCACTGCATCGTCGCAAGGACATCTGGGGACCGACGGCGGACGATTTCGATCCGGATCGATTTCTTGCGGATCAGGCTGGCCAACGGCATCCGTACGCCCATCTGCCTTTTAGTGGAGGGCCACGTGGTTGCATTGGCTACCGGTACGCGATGATGAGCCTAAAGACGCTGTTGGCGCAAATCCTGCGTAGCTACGAACTGACGACGGACCTGCGTTTCGAGGACATTCGCTACCAGTACCAGATCTCGCTGAATCTCGCCTTCCCGCATGAGGTGCGGTTGCGTCGACGATCCTAA
- the LOC128731217 gene encoding microprocessor complex subunit DGCR8 produces MDASSGTVLQSNEAGDYTQGSDQSDPGLSAPSECPMAKRRRIDPTETSALDSESEEESFPDDAGNEPGPVDNLRQFDVLDEVQGDNSDDDSETGGADVEDGSSEGSDVNYDDIESMLDEGLPEELRNTNKKQPYEERFKQVLEEKGRNHFEVLPEGWVQATHMSGMPLYLHKTSRVCTASRPYFLGPGSVRKHEVPLSAIPCLNYRKALEKEDELKKELAAASAAQTAASVENGSENGESIPSSSDVSGNNPDTTKDVTEPNQERQLHNAQLSKMIAGATTTAEAQANAKLLPLKVSAKIETVTENLKAQSLTSDAVMEYCKKLFRFKTIRVLRFKSWAARRKFTKHRKHIKNLQRPTLPDGTKLITFPMLNIEDEQGNPHARPKKEWIMNPNGKSYVCILHEYVQHALRKQPTYEFKELENAATPYSATVTINELKYGTGYGTSKKQAKSEAARETLEILIPDMKDKITGKDAKNTANGTGSQQQASDLRELSVFDEIKIEDPRVAEFCAKTTEPSPHAILLTCLQRNFGLGEVHINYEVNTMKHRKNEFTMTVGKHVATVVCKNKRDGKQRASQAILQILHPHIKTWGSLLRLYGNRSVKSYKEKKQEEQEITVLQSKAAINQPNYAILEKLKQEMSKLEERQRNVRVIGKFVPPSDIDLPTGAGANLKNVDL; encoded by the exons ATGGATGCATCAAGCGGGACTGTTCTTCAAAGCAACGAAGCGGGAGATTATACGCAAGGATCGGATCAATCGGATCCCGGACTGAGCGCTCCGTCCGAGTGTCCCATGGCAAAACGTCGCAGGATCGATCCCACGGAAACAAGCGCACTAGATAGCGAATCAGAGGAGGAAAGCTTCCCAGATGATGCTGGAAATGAGCCCGGACCGGTCGACAATTTGCGGCAATTCGACGTCCTGGATGAGGTTCAGGGGGATAACTCGGATGATGATTCGGAAACGGGTG GAGCAGACGTGGAAGATGGTAGTTCGGAAGGATCGGATGTAAACTACGACGATATCGAGTCAATGCTCGACGAAGGGCTACCGGAAGAGCTGAGAAACACCAACAAGAAACAGCCGTACGAAGAACGCTTCAAGCAGGTCctggaagaaaaaggacgtAACCATTTCGAGGTGTTACCAGAAGGCTGGGTGCAAGCAACCCACATGAGCGGAATGCCACTGTACCTGCATAAAACGTCACGTGTCTGTACCGCTTCCAGGCCATACTTTCTTGGACCGGGCAGTGTGCGG aAACACGAAGTACCGCTCAGCGCAATACCGTGCCTCAACTACCGGAAGGCGCTGGAAAAGGAAGACGAATTGAAGAAGGAACTAGCAGCTGCATCGGCAGCACAAACGGCAGCTTCTGTGGAGAACGGATCCGAAAACGGTGAATCAATCCCATCTTCCTCAGATGTCAGCGGCAACAATCCAGACACTACCAAAGACGTGACGGAACCGAACCAAGAACGGCAACTCCACAACGCCCAGCTAAGCAAGATGATTGCCGGGGCGACGACTACCGCGGAAGCGCAAGCCAATGCCAAATTGCTCCCACTGAAGGTGAGTGCCAAAATTGAGACGGTGACAGAAAACCTCAAGGCCCAATCGCTCACCTCCGACGCCGTGATGGAGTACTGCAAGAAGCTGTTCCGCTTCAAGACGATACGGGTGCTGCGGTTCAAGTCTTGGGCTGCTCGGAGGAAGTTCACCAAGCACCGGAAACACATCAAGAACCTGCAGCGGCCTACGCTCCCGGATGGCACGAAACTGATCACCTTCCCGATGCTGAACATCGAGGACGAGCAGGGCAACCCGCACGCTCGACCCAAGAAGGAGTGGATCATGAATCCGAACGGCAAAAGCTACGTCTGCATCCTGCACGAGTACGTACAGCACGCCCTGCGGAAGCAACCCACGTACGAATTTAAGGAACTGGAAAACGCTGCCACGCCCTACTCGGCTACGGTCACGATAAACGAGCTGAAGTACGGTACGGGGTATGGCACGAGCAAAAAGCAGGCGAAAAGCGAAGCGGCTCGCGAAACGCTCGAAATCCTCATTCCGGACATGAAGGATAAGATCACCGGCAAGGACGCGAAGAACACCGCAAACGGGACTGGCTCACAACAGCAAGCATCTGACCTCCGAGAGTTGTCCGTGTTCGATGAGATCAAAATCGAGGACCCGCGGGTGGCGGAATTTTGCGCCAAAACGACTGAACCTTCCCCACACGCGATCCTGCTCACGTGTCTGCAGCGTAACTTCGGACTTGGCGAGGTGCACATCAACTACGAGGTGAACACGATGAAGCACCGCAAGAACGAGTTCACCATGACGGTGGGTAAGCACGTGGCCACGGTCGTGTGCAAGAACAAGCGCGATGGTAAGCAGCGGGCCTCGCAAGCCATCCTGCAGATCCTGCACCCGCACATCAAGACCTGGGGGTCGCTGTTGCGTCTGTACGGCAACCGGTCGGTGAAGTCGTACAAGGAGAAAAAGCAGGAAGAGCAGGAGATCACCGTGCTGCAGAGCAAGGCCGCTATTAATCAGCCAAATTATGCGATCCTCGAAAAGCTGAAGCAGGAGATGTCGAAGCTCGAGGAGCGACAACGCAACGTGCGCGTGATCGGGAAGTTTGTGCCACCGTCGGACATCGATCTGCCAACCGGTGCCGGAGCGAATCTTAAAAATGTCGACCTTTAG